From Streptomyces sp. Edi4, one genomic window encodes:
- a CDS encoding DUF1844 domain-containing protein: MSETPPLNTAAATSADASAGTADFDTMTRDIAEVPAVEVIVTVAVNLMSAAAVKLGLTEEGDQHKDLDEARKLVHALAGLLDAGATEISSFHAAPLRDGLKSLQLAFREASLVPDAPGQGPGEKYTGAVFG, translated from the coding sequence ATGAGTGAGACGCCCCCCCTGAACACCGCTGCCGCCACCTCCGCCGACGCATCCGCCGGCACCGCCGACTTCGACACCATGACCCGCGACATCGCGGAGGTCCCGGCGGTCGAGGTGATCGTGACGGTCGCCGTGAACCTGATGAGCGCCGCCGCCGTGAAGCTCGGCCTGACCGAGGAGGGCGACCAGCACAAGGACCTCGACGAGGCCCGCAAGCTGGTGCACGCCCTGGCCGGCCTCCTGGACGCCGGGGCCACCGAGATCTCCTCCTTCCACGCCGCGCCCCTGCGCGACGGCCTGAAGTCGCTCCAGCTGGCCTTCCGCGAGGCCTCCCTCGTGCCGGACGCGCCGGGCCAGGGGCCGGGCGAGAAGTACACGGGCGCCGTCTTCGGCTGA